The Candidatus Tanganyikabacteria bacterium genome contains the following window.
CCCTACCACGGGCGCAACTGCTATTGCATCATCGCCCATGACGTCTCCGAGCGGAAGAAGCACGCGGCCGAACTGCGGCGGCGCAACCGGCGGCTCTCGGTCGCCCGCCGCATCGATCGAGAGGTGGCGCGGAATCCGGACCTCGCGGCCCTCGCGGGGACGCTCGCCGCCGCATTCAAGCCATTCGGCCCGATCGCTTCGATCGCGGTCGTCGCGCTCGCGGAGGGCCGTGAGGCCGATCCCCTGTCGTTCTGGCCGGCCGATTCCCCGCCGGCGATCTGCGGCGGCGAGGCCGCGGCGGAGGCGGTGGCCCGGCGGGTCGCGGCGAGCGGGGCGCCGGGCGACTGGAAGGTCCACGTGCCGCTGTGCTTAGCGGCCGCGCCATTTGCCGTGGTCTGCCTCCGCGCTGGCGGCCGCCGGCCCATGGGGGCCGAGACGCTCATCATCCTCGAACTGGTCGCTCCGCAGATCGCCGCGGCAGTGGCGCACGGCCTGGCGGCGCGCGAACGCGAGGAGATCGCCCGCGCCAAGGCCGAGTTCGTCGCCATTGCCTCGCATGAGCTGCGCACGCCCCTGTCGGTGGTGAAGGGTTACGCGCGGCTGCTGCTGGCGCCCGGCTTCGCGGCCGACGAAGCCGAGCGGCAGGCATACCTCCAGCGCATGTACGACGGCTGCGACCGCCTGAGCCGCCTGGCCGACGATCTGCTCGACGCGGCACGCGCCGACGAGGGAAAGGTGCGCACGCGGGCCGAACCGATCCGCGTCGCGACCGTTCTCGCGCACGCCGCGCGCGTCCTCACGGATCGGTACGGGCAAGCTCCGGTGCTGCCCGAGGGCGATCGCCAGGTGGCCGGGGACCCGCAGGCCCTGGAGCGCGTCCTGGTCAACCTCCTGGACAACGCCTACAAGTACTCCGAGAGCGGGAGCCCGCCGGATATCCACTGGCGGGGAGACCCTGACGCCCCCCGCCAGGGACTGGTCGTCTCGAACGACGGCCCGGCGCTATCGGCCGAGGATCTCGGCCGCCTTTTCCAGCGCTTCGGCCGCCTCCCGCGCCACGCCGCCCGGCCGGGCA
Protein-coding sequences here:
- a CDS encoding PAS domain S-box protein — its product is MDPPVRETPPGLVEERYRTIFSYTRDPVYIADIDTLEVLEVNGAFLELLGYDALPPGFLVYDLVAHDPASVDRFREAIRDEGRVMIGERNWRRRDGSAVAVEVHAMQVPYHGRNCYCIIAHDVSERKKHAAELRRRNRRLSVARRIDREVARNPDLAALAGTLAAAFKPFGPIASIAVVALAEGREADPLSFWPADSPPAICGGEAAAEAVARRVAASGAPGDWKVHVPLCLAAAPFAVVCLRAGGRRPMGAETLIILELVAPQIAAAVAHGLAAREREEIARAKAEFVAIASHELRTPLSVVKGYARLLLAPGFAADEAERQAYLQRMYDGCDRLSRLADDLLDAARADEGKVRTRAEPIRVATVLAHAARVLTDRYGQAPVLPEGDRQVAGDPQALERVLVNLLDNAYKYSESGSPPDIHWRGDPDAPRQGLVVSNDGPALSAEDLGRLFQRFGRLPRHAARPGTGLGLYTARALIEHMGGEMGVESAAGRIGFWFELPTARQASADGVPKESSPAG